A stretch of the Erinaceus europaeus chromosome 23, mEriEur2.1, whole genome shotgun sequence genome encodes the following:
- the ACTL9 gene encoding actin-like protein 9 — MASSQPIPSAPGHPQPPPVNPMCVLSRSSPSSGAESLLSPMGAAVVVDMGSGTCKVGFSGQARPLYTVDTLVGWQPGRPAVDTLVGEAARAQPDVTLVQPVRHGIVVEWEAAELLWRHLLEHDLRVGSGAHPLLFSDPPFSPATNREQLVEVVFEGLGAPAMFVASQAVLSVYAHGRVSGLVVDVGHGVTSTCPVVQGTGLPRCTERLDLAGAHLTAYLAEVLQGAGLSLGHHDLTTVEALKHSFCYVAPQAPRVRAPPEEAQPRTLRLPDGRKVTLQARGLFQCPELLFEPPEVPGLKPVGVPAMAQRSLQGVPPNARPEVARHILLCGGSSLFPGFEGRFRTELLRRLPPGTPPVEVVAQPARHLSVWLGGSILASLRAFQTCWVLRAQYEEQGPHIVYSKCY; from the coding sequence ATGGCCAGCAGCCAGCCCATACCCTCAGCCCCCGGGCACCCCCAGCCGCCCCCCGTGAACCCCATGTGTGTCCTGTCCCGGTCCAGCCCCAGCTCGGGGGCCGAGAGCCTGCTCTCTCCGATGGGAGCGGCGGTGGTGGTGGACATGGGCTCGGGGACCTGCAAGGTGGGCTTCTCGGGCCAGGCCCGGCCGCTGTACACGGTGGACACGCTGGTGGGCTGGCAGCCGGGGCGGCCGGCGGTGGACACCCTGGTGGGAGAGGCCGCCCGGGCCCAGCCCGACGTGACCCTGGTACAGCCGGTGAGACATGGCATCGTGGTGGAGTGGGAGGCAGCGGAGCTTCTGTGGAGGCACCTGCTGGAGCATGACCTTCGGGTGGGGTCTGGCGCCCACCCTCTGCTGTTCTCCGACCCCCCGTTCAGCCCGGCCACCAACCGCGAGCAGCTGGTGGAAGTGGTCTTCGAGGGGCTGGGCGCCCCCGCTATGTTCGTGGCCTCCCAGGCCGTGCTGTCGGTCTATGCCCACGGCCGGGTCAGTGGGCTGGTGGTGGACGTCGGGCACGGGGTGACGTCCACCTGCCCCGTGGTGCAGGGCACCGGCCTGCCCCGCTGCACCGAGCGCCTGGACCTAGCGGGTGCGCACCTGACGGCCTACCTGGCGGAGGTGCTGCAGGGCGCCGGGCTGTCGCTGGGCCACCACGACCTGACCACGGTGGAGGCCCTGAAACACAGCTTCTGCTACGTGGCCCCCCAGGCGCCCCGGGTCCGAGCCCCTCCCGAGGAGGCCCAGCCAAGGACCTTGAGACTCCCCGACGGCCGTAAGGTCACCCTGCAGGCCCGGGGGCTGTTCCAGTGCCCCGAGCTGCTGTTCGAACCCCCCGAGGTACCCGGGCTGAAGCCCGTTGGGGTGCCCGCCATGGCCCAGCGCAGCCTTCAGGGGGTGCCCCCCAACGCCCGCCCCGAGGTGGCGAGGCACATCCTGCTGTGTGGGGGATCCTCTCTGTTCCCCGGCTTCGAGGGGCGTTTCAGGACCGAGCTGCTTCGCCGGCTGCCCCCCGGGACGCCCCCTGTCGAGGTGGTGGCCCAGCCCGCCAGGCACCTCTCCGTCTGGCTCGGGGGGTCCATCCTGGCCTCGCTCAGGGCCTTCCAGACGTGCTGGGTTCTGCGGGCACAGTATGAGGAACAGGGACCCCACATCGTCTACAGCAAATGCTACTGA